Part of the Sorghum bicolor cultivar BTx623 chromosome 1, Sorghum_bicolor_NCBIv3, whole genome shotgun sequence genome, ATATAATAGAGATACAGTGAAGGTCAAAGGTGATTGATGGACGTGCACATAAACGAGAATAAACATGCACTGCAGGATTGTAGAGGATGGATCTATGGCAAGTCAGATACATGATGATATATTCTACAGGATGTACATTATACACCACTCAAAGTTATTGAAATTCACAGAGAGAATTGAGCTTGAAGCATCAAAAATAGAATGTGCGGGCAAAATCGCTGTTGTCATTCTGAGATATAACAGATTCGAACATCATCATTCCAAACACCATCGGAATCCAGCAATGATTTCACATGATCATTGCACTTGTTTCACCACAAATATAGAAAAGCTTAACACACCCACAACCAATATTAGACATCGTGATGGTAATTACAAGGAAAATTTGCTACTATCTGCAAGCAATAACATCGAGATTGCTGAACTGCATAAAGACTGCAAACCATGATTTGATGAATACCACACCCACCCGGCTGCACGAATCAACCAATGCGGACATATGTGGGCAAGATGGGTCCGGCGGCGCTCATGCCAGCTGCCACCAGGCCGTCCCCGGCGGCCTCCTGCTCCGTGAGGAAGAGGTCGTCGGTGGTCCTGAGCGCGGCGTGCGCGCTGACCAGCGCGCCCCCAATCATGACGGAGCCAACGACGTTCCAGCCAACGCTGGTGAAGAGCATGGCGATGACGGTGACCCCGCAGAGCGCGGCGAGCACGGTGCCGTCGTCGAACTCCATCCCGAGGACCCTGAGCGGCTGGCCCCCCTGCGCGGGGCGCGCGAAGTAGAGGAAGAACCAGGCGGCGCAGAGGAAGAGGAGCACGAAGAGCGTGCCGGGGTGCCAGAGCAGCGAGGCCGCCACGACGGCGAGCACGGCCAGCGCGTAGTTGGCGCGGAAGTAGGCGGTGTTGCGGCGCATCCGGGCGAGCGCCTCCCCGAGCGAGGGCGGCTTGGAGAAGGCCGGCGCGCGGAAGACCTCGGCCCAGGGCCGGCGCGCCGCGATGAGCGCCTGCCCCTGCTCCCGGAGGCGCGTGACGAGCTCGCCGGCCTTGAccagcggcgacggcggcgccgtGGGGTCCTGGACCGCCCCGGCGTGGGTGGTGGAGACTTGCGTCGGGGCAGGTTTGGGGTTAGGGTACGCCGACGGGGGCGCCGGGTAGGTTGGGATCTTGGCGTACCCGGCGCTGCTGCCACCGGAGGAGGCGGGCGCCGGGTAGGTGTATCCGCCGACGGGGGCGGAAGAGGCGGGCGCGACGTAGGCGGCGCCTGAGCCGTACATGGCGGCGGGAGCGACGTAGGCGGCGGAGGAGCCGTACGTGGCGGTAGAGGAGGCGGGAGGAGAGGGCTGGGCGGCGGCGTAGTTGCGCATGATCGCGGGGAGATCGGATTTGCAGGAGACAGGAGAGGTTGGGGAAAGGTGGGGAGGGAAGAAGAATAGGACGCGTCCACGCACCGCTGGTGGAGTTTGAGTTACCCACGAGCCACGAAGCCGAGAGAGGATGATTGCGCGGCGCTGTGCTTCGCTGGAAAACTGGGAAGGGACGGGGGCTCTCTATTTGTGTGGGGATGGGGAGGAAACTGCTTTTGCTTCGTGGCAAAGCACCCTGTTGGAGGTTGGACTCGTTTTCCTCTTGATGCGTGCAACCCAAATCGTGTTGACATCATGCTTAGCCCTAAGCTCCTAAAGGACACCATCTaacactctttttttttcggAAGGACCACCTTGTTCGTTTGGGCTTATCAGCCGTATCTATCAACCATTTAGCAATgttttttctcttacaataaatcaaccaacagtactttctgccatgACTTATCATGCCTTAGTGGTTCTAGTACAAATAAAATAAGCCATATAAACTAAGAAATATTGAGACTACTACTCACACAGTACAAACTATCACTACTTGTGCTTTGTAaaaaaaacttatttattttatcataCCTTATCTTTATTTCTTAtcctcttctttttttcatATAGACCGCCTTCTTTCTCCCCAAGCATATTTAGTTTCTGCAAATCACTATGACAAGTTTAGAGTACTTA contains:
- the LOC8085962 gene encoding PRA1 family protein B6 → MRNYAAAQPSPPASSTATYGSSAAYVAPAAMYGSGAAYVAPASSAPVGGYTYPAPASSGGSSAGYAKIPTYPAPPSAYPNPKPAPTQVSTTHAGAVQDPTAPPSPLVKAGELVTRLREQGQALIAARRPWAEVFRAPAFSKPPSLGEALARMRRNTAYFRANYALAVLAVVAASLLWHPGTLFVLLFLCAAWFFLYFARPAQGGQPLRVLGMEFDDGTVLAALCGVTVIAMLFTSVGWNVVGSVMIGGALVSAHAALRTTDDLFLTEQEAAGDGLVAAGMSAAGPILPTYVRIG